One Littorina saxatilis isolate snail1 linkage group LG10, US_GU_Lsax_2.0, whole genome shotgun sequence DNA window includes the following coding sequences:
- the LOC138977900 gene encoding uncharacterized protein, protein MATGGDSVDSPVSGRLRSQDVPTDSLTGLVTSELMRKAKSTREKLLHSPGREEGESITYYQKFMTLGTQMELKGDSLRAFADAKIKEIEDVRANKERLSLEKKKLAMEERKLEEARVEAQKQREFEESIAQKQREMEEKKLGEAREEAQKQRDFEEAKVQRMERMESERIDEMKKLQDEAQRHAERLEEQRANNQRAHQKARDGMVESTKVTLPAFDENKEDIEAYLTKFERFAEELDWDQTTWARRVSTKLNVKATTLIGDMSKEDARDYQLVKKELLRGFRCTAESFRAARRKSEEAFSTYVSRITRYLHSWMDLAEKQRTYKDLFDLVLLEQLLTGIPQSVATFIRQSKATNGETFDMTVRVNGKAVVAIRDTGSPMLCVSADLIDPATYTNRTREVSGVFEEQGTVQAPIAIVKLESSVFVGNVEAVAIQNMAIPVLIGNYMVLPNGKEVRVPVYGKKHVIPSLCAAVQTRGQARRDERGNLTLKINGVPLAQRTCAEMAQAQEEDPHLKRVRELAVEKKPWRQQGTGNVRFVIRKALLYREYSGADGVDHRQLVVPSEFQNEVMRLAHDAPMAGHLGGTRTRNRIWTEFYWPGMCPDIRRYVASCDACQRTTAKGKVKPVPLERMPLIDVPFKQVAVDIIGPIHPPSDRGHRFILVTVDYATRYPEATPLKKIDTPHVAEALWENWTRVGIPEKVLSDNGTQFKSEMMQEVYNLMSVHGMYTTPYHAQCNGLVERFNGTLKQMLKRLCQEQPKEWDRFIPACLFAYREVPQESLKFSPFELLYGRTVRGPMQVLRKLWTKEETDQEVRTTAEYVVDLRNRVEETCRIARENLGKATERYARAADRKAEDRQFKEGDEVLLLLPMKKNKLEIAWRGPYVIKERCGMNDYRIQVGSKKKLFHVNLLKRYVRRREIPAVVGVVLEEEELEEVPEVSAGQNTIPLVPLEAGEGPKDVSINDALPAQKQQELRDLTIEFENQFTDLPRTTNLEECEITVLEDTPVRVRQYPLPHVAMDCIRKEVQDMLKLGVIEPCASPYSAPLVLIKKPDGKMSTCSR, encoded by the exons ATGGCGACGGGAGGTGATAGTGTGGATTCTCCGGTGTCAGGGCGACTTAGGTCACAGGACGTGCCGACTGATAGTTTAACCGGATTAGTTACATCTGAACTCATGAGGAAGGCAAAATCAACTCGAGAGAAGCTTCTACATAGTCCAGGACGTGAAGAAGGGGAGTCCATTACGTACTACCAGAAGTTCATGACTTTAGGAACGCAGATGGAGTTGAAGGGAGATAGTCTTCGAGCATTCGCCGACGCTAAGATAAAGGAGATAGAGGACGTACGGGCCAACAAGGAGAGGTTGAGCTTAGAGAAGAAGAAATTGGCGATGGAGGAAAGGAAGCTGGAAGAAGCACGGGTGGAAGCTCAGAAGCAACGCGAGTTCGAGGAGAGTATAGCCCAGAAGCAGCGTGAGATGGAGGAAAAGAAACTGGGAGAAGCACGTGAAGAGGCCCAAAAGCAGCGTGACTTTGAGGAGGCCAAAGTTCAACGTATGGAAAGAATGGAGTCTGAAAGAATCGATGAGATGAAGAAACTTCAAGATGAAGCACAGAGGCACGCAGAACGATTAGAGGAACAAAGGGCAAATAATCAACGAGCTCATCAGAAGGCGAGGGATGGAATGGTAGAATCTACCAAAGTAACACTTCCTGCATTCGACGAGAACAAGGAGGATATAGAAGCTTATCTTACCAAATTCGAGAGATTCGCAGAGGAGTTAGACTGGGACCAGACAACATGGGCGAGACGCGTGAGTACCAAACTCAACGTGAAAGCGACGACCTTGATTGGGGATATGTCGAAGGAGGACGCTCGAGATTACCAGTTAGTGAAGAAAGAGTTACTGAGAGGATTCCGGTGTACAGCAGAATCGTTCAGGGCAGCAAGAAGGAAGAGCGAAGAAGCGTTTTCAACCTACGTGAGCCGGATAACGCGGTACCTGCACAGTTGGATGGACCTAGCGGAAAAACAACGAACTTACAAGGACCTCTTCGACCTGGTTCTTTTGGAACAGTTGCTTACTGGCATCCCGCAGTCTGTCGCTACGTTCATTCGACAGTCCAAAGCCACCAAT GGAGAAACTTTCGACATGACAGTTAGGGTGAACGGGAAGGCAGTGGTAGCCATACGTGACACGGGAAGCCCAATGCTGTGTGTTAGCGCTGACCTCATCGACCCGGCTACGTACACAAACAGGACAAGAGAAGTGTCAGGAGTGTTTGAAGAGCAGGGAACAGTACAGGCTCCCATAGCCATCGTGAAGTTAGAATCTTCGGTGTTTGTAGGAAACGTGGAAGCTGTCGCTATTCAGAATATGGCAATTCCTGTATTGATAGGAAACTACATGGTCCTGCCAAATGGAAAGGAAGTGAGAGTTCCGGTGTACGGAAAGAAACATGTAATTCCATCTTTGTGCGCAGCAGTTCAGACACGAGGACAAGCAAGGAGGGATGAGAGAGGGAATCTAACATTGAAGATTAATGGAGTCCCCTTGGCACAAAGGACCTGTGCTGAAATGGCTCAAGCACAAGAAGAGGATCCACACCTAAAACGTGTGCGCGAGTTGGCGGTGGAAAAGAAGCCATGGCGTCAACAAGGAACCGGGAACGTTCGATTCGTGATACGTAAAGCTTTGTTGTACAGAGAATACTCAGGTGCAGATGGAGTGGATCACCGACAGTTAGTGGTGCCCAGTGAGTTCCAGAATGAGGTGATGAGATTAGCTCACGATGCACCCATGGCAGGACACCTAGGGGGAACGAGAACCAGGAATAGGATATGGACAGAATTCTATTGGCCTGGTATGTGCCCCGACATCAGACGATACGTGGCATCATGTGACGCTTGCCAGAGAACTACGGCAAAAGGGAAAGTGAAGCCAGTACCATTGGAAAGAATGCCGTTGATCGATGTCCCGTTCAAGCAGGTAGCGGTGGACATCATAGGGCCGATTCATCCGCCGTCAGACCGAGGACACCGATTCATACTGGTAACAGTAGACTATGCCACCCGGTATCCTGAAGCAACCCCTCTCAAGAAAATCGATACACCACATGTGGCGGAAGCGTTGTGGGAGAACTGGACCAGAGTGGGCATACCTGAAAAAGTGTTGTCAGATAACGGTACCCAGTTCAAGAGCGAAATGATGCAGGAGGTGTACAACCTGATGTCAGTACATGGAATGTACACAACTCCATACCACGCACAATGCAATGGTCTAGTTGAACGTTTCAATGGTACGCTGAAACAGATGCTGAAACGACTCTGCCAGGAGCAACCCAAGGAATGGGACAGGTTCATTCCGGCGTGTTTGTTTGCATATAGGGAAGTTCCTCAGGAGTCGTTAAAATTCTCACCGTTTGAACTACTCTATGGGCGAACTGTGAGGGGACCTATGCAGGTATTACGGAAGCTGTGGACCAAGGAAGAGACAGACCAAGAAGTGAGAACCACTGCCGAGTACGTTGTGGACCTGCGGAATCGAGTTGAGGAGACATGCAGGATTGCCAGAGAAAACCTCGGGAAGGCGACAGAGCGATACGCAAGGGCAGCGGACAGGAAGGCAGAAGACAGACAATTCAAGGAAGGAGATGAGGTGTTGCTGCTTCTTCCAATGAAAAAGAACAAGCTGGAAATCGCTTGGCGTGGACCTTACGTCATCAAGGAGCGATGCGGCATGAACGACTACCGGATTCAAGTGGGGAGTAAAAAGAAATTATTCCACGTCAACCTCTTGAAGAGATACGTCAGGAGGAGAGAGATCCCAGCGGTTGTAGGAGTGGTGCTGGAAGAAGAGGAACTGGAAGAAGTGCCTGAAGTCTCAGCAGGACAGAACACCATTCCATTAGTGCCATTAGAAGCGGGAGAGGGACCCAAAGATGTTAGCATCAATGACGCGTTACCCgcccaaaaacaacaagagctGAGGGATTTGACGATTGAGTTTGAGAACCAATTCACCGATCTTCCTCGCACTACAAATCTTGAGGAATGTGAAATCACCGTCCTCGAAGATACACCAGTGCGAGTGAGGCAGTACCCATTGCCTCACGTGGCCATGGATTGCATAAGGAAGGAAGTGCAAGACATGTTGAAGCTAGGCGTTATAGAGCCTTGTGCGTCGCCCTATAGTGCTCCATTGGTCTTGATCAAGAAGCCCGATGGAAAAATGAGTACCTGCAGCAGGTAA
- the LOC138977901 gene encoding uncharacterized protein — MQNQASRIITGALKSTPIQAMDPLTGLESLESRRDTKVLTLAAKFKRIQNHPMHKRMSEPTKCRLKRSSFIHNVRRLERQDPELMQQGNRIIPTHSTVPAWKREQFPEVRESIPGILKKGIQTEAERKALTLDHIDHVYPKEHWTHTYTDGSAEDATRNGGGGIVIKLKDERQLQQAIPTGKFSTNYKAEADALQTAARMLHENRETTRSRVQSTEQTVIQWIPSHCNIQGNEEADRLAKEGGQLPQDEQEVTYEEAKTIVKEKQKRRWLHQHPDYNKKDAYYLLPRDDQVVIVRLRTGHCRLKHHLYTKFHIGDSASCPCGTSPMTVQHFLQDCPTHQNLRAETWPADTPMRDKLYGPMESLRCTAAFIRASGVAV; from the exons ATGCAGAACCAAGCATCTAGAATCATCACAGGTGCACTCAAGTCGACTCCAATCCAGGCTATGGACCCATTGACTGGCCTAGAGAGCCTTGAAAGCAGACGAGACACCAAAGTCCTTACACTAGCTGCCAAGTTCAAGAGGATACAGAACCACCCAATGCACAAGAGAATGTCGGAGCCCACCAAATGCAGACTGAAGCGCAGCAGTTTTATCCACAACGTGAGGAGACTTGAACGACAGGATCCAGAACTCATGCAGCAGGGCAACAGGATAATACCAACGCACTCGACTGTACCAGCTTGGAAGAGAGAGCAATTCCCCGAAGTCAGAGAGAGCATTCCTGGCATTCTCAAAAAGGGCATCCAAACAGAAGCGGAGAGGAAAGCACTGACCCTGGACCACATAGATCACGTCTATCCCAAAGAACATTGGACCCATACATACACAGATGGATCAGCAGAAGATGCAACCAGAAATGGAGGTGGCGGAATTGTCATCAAACTGAAGGATGAAAGACAACTACAGCAGGCTATTCCAACTGGAAAGTTCTCTACGAACTACAAGGCTGAGGCTGATGCACTACAAACAGCAGCCCGAATGTTACACGAGAACAGGGAAACAACCCGCTCCAGAGTG CAATCCACTGAGCAAACAGTCATCCAGTGGATTCCATCACACTGCAACATACAGGGCAATGAGGAAGCTGACCGACTGGCAAAAGAAGGTGGACAGCTCCCACAGGATGAACAAGAAGTCACCTATGAAGAGGCCAAGACTATAGTCAAAGAGAAGCAGAAGAGAAGATGGCTCCACCAACACCCAGACTACAACAAAAAGGATGCCTACTACCTCCTACCCAGAGATGACCAAGTGGTAATTGTGAGACTGAGAACAGGCCATTGCAGACTCAAACATCACCTGTATACCAAATTCCACATTGGTGATTCTGCATCGTGCCCCTGTGGCACATCTCCAATGACAGTGCAACACTTCCTGCAGGACTGTCCAACACACCAAAACTTGCGAGCAGAGACCTGGCCTGCTGACACACCGATGAGGGACAAACTCTATGGACCCATGGAGAGCCTCCGGTgtacagcagccttcatcagggcctccggagttgctgtctga